A window of Exiguobacterium sp. FSL W8-0210 contains these coding sequences:
- a CDS encoding peptidylprolyl isomerase: MKKKLLGAAAVASVFTLAACGSNDEAVINYKGGEVNKADVQEEAYEKAGAQIAFQQTMNKLLEKKYGKEVTDKEVEAEVKKTKDQFPDKEQFSTTLKSAGIKNEKEFEKVLRTQMLLTEAKSAKSKVTDKEIQERFDQEKVEVKASHILVAKESEAKDIKKQLDDGADFAKLAKEKSTDTGSGTKGGDLGYFTKGKMVKEFEDYAFKDGVEGKISDPIKTQFGYHIIKVVDRKEKKDFTLDKEKSRIKKALAEEKAAQVNPNDIYRSLMKEYDVKIENKDFKDAFDLDKQEQQQMQQQMMQQQQQ, encoded by the coding sequence ATGAAAAAGAAATTGTTAGGCGCAGCAGCAGTCGCAAGTGTATTTACGTTAGCAGCATGTGGATCAAATGACGAAGCCGTCATCAATTACAAAGGTGGCGAAGTCAACAAGGCTGACGTCCAAGAAGAAGCATACGAAAAAGCTGGTGCTCAAATCGCCTTCCAGCAAACGATGAACAAATTGCTTGAGAAGAAATACGGCAAAGAAGTCACGGATAAAGAAGTCGAAGCAGAAGTCAAGAAGACAAAGGACCAGTTCCCGGATAAAGAGCAGTTCAGTACAACATTGAAATCTGCTGGAATCAAGAATGAAAAAGAATTCGAGAAAGTTCTTCGCACACAAATGCTCTTAACGGAAGCAAAATCTGCGAAATCAAAAGTAACAGATAAAGAAATCCAAGAGCGTTTTGACCAAGAAAAAGTCGAAGTTAAAGCAAGCCATATCCTCGTTGCGAAAGAGTCAGAAGCAAAAGACATTAAAAAACAATTGGATGACGGCGCGGACTTCGCGAAACTCGCAAAAGAGAAATCAACAGATACAGGTAGCGGTACAAAAGGTGGAGACCTTGGATACTTCACAAAAGGTAAAATGGTCAAGGAATTCGAAGATTATGCGTTCAAGGATGGCGTTGAAGGTAAAATCTCCGATCCAATTAAAACACAGTTCGGTTACCACATCATCAAAGTAGTCGATCGTAAAGAAAAGAAAGACTTTACACTTGATAAAGAAAAATCACGCATCAAAAAAGCACTTGCTGAAGAAAAAGCAGCACAAGTCAACCCGAACGATATCTACCGTTCACTCATGAAAGAATACGATGTTAAAATCGAAAACAAAGACTTCAAGGATGCTTTTGATTTAGACAAACAAGAACAACAACAAATGCAACAACAGATGATGCAACAACAACAGCAGTAA
- a CDS encoding HTH-type transcriptional regulator Hpr, translated as MEHEKLYPGQEALLYSHKIVQLSKALWKTVEKDWQNWIKPFDLNINEHHILWISHALGGASISEIAKYGVMHVSTAFNFSKKLEDRGLLTFSKKETDKRNTYVQLTPEGESLLLETIQAFRPEENGVFRASLPLQELYGKFPELTDISAIVRRLYGDSFMDIFAETSKMITEEADRRPQDPVMDSIKKA; from the coding sequence ATGGAACACGAAAAGTTATATCCTGGACAAGAGGCTTTGTTGTATAGCCACAAGATTGTCCAGTTAAGCAAAGCACTATGGAAAACGGTAGAAAAAGATTGGCAAAATTGGATCAAGCCTTTTGATCTGAACATCAATGAACATCATATCTTGTGGATTTCGCACGCGCTAGGCGGTGCCTCGATTTCAGAGATTGCGAAGTATGGTGTCATGCACGTCTCGACGGCGTTCAACTTCTCGAAGAAGTTAGAAGACCGCGGACTGTTGACGTTCTCAAAAAAGGAAACAGATAAACGAAATACCTACGTCCAGTTGACACCAGAGGGCGAATCACTCTTGCTTGAGACGATTCAAGCGTTCCGCCCTGAAGAAAACGGTGTCTTCCGTGCATCACTTCCTCTTCAGGAACTGTACGGAAAGTTCCCGGAATTAACGGACATTTCTGCGATCGTACGTCGCTTGTATGGCGACAGCTTCATGGACATATTCGCTGAGACATCAAAGATGATCACAGAAGAAGCAGATCGTCGCCCTCAAGATCCAGTCATGGACTCAATCAAAAAAGCATAA
- a CDS encoding TcaA second domain-containing protein has translation MASRVASTAQKKRKRRLLVGSVIVVGLFLFVAFWFGRNMQEAAKMEKTDERLATLLKEKDQRGFQKLVTMNDKSLPMSEATRLVNWLTADAERTDRVIAQVKQDQDAGKQVKTHLFSLQEEDGWLWYDRYSLDVNPQRLTVSSDLPGTKVSLDGEEVGTIDQKSLEVKRSPGEYDVQVSAEQSGQTVQESKTVQLGDEPNATVDFKLADRFNTTVSNEYAVDIKTLLETEVKARTGKSIDTMTGYLGRSRDSFENTFGTPDSTVANRARYDGYEVTYQSGQVEELLIRLNKTPDELEAIAGKPERKKREQVGTVWEYPSSFLEGVFEWLNLRAEKRVVEREDGMWLQLKD, from the coding sequence ATGGCATCACGAGTAGCCTCGACGGCACAAAAAAAACGAAAACGGCGTCTGCTCGTCGGTAGCGTTATCGTCGTCGGTCTTTTCTTATTCGTTGCCTTTTGGTTTGGGCGTAACATGCAAGAAGCGGCGAAAATGGAGAAAACAGACGAGCGTCTTGCTACCTTGTTAAAGGAAAAGGATCAGCGTGGATTCCAAAAGCTAGTCACGATGAACGATAAGTCACTACCGATGAGTGAGGCGACGCGACTCGTTAATTGGTTGACGGCTGATGCAGAGCGGACGGACCGGGTCATCGCACAAGTCAAACAGGATCAAGACGCAGGTAAGCAAGTGAAGACACATCTGTTTTCGTTACAAGAAGAGGATGGATGGCTTTGGTATGACCGGTACTCTCTCGATGTGAATCCTCAACGGTTAACCGTTTCGAGTGATCTACCGGGAACAAAGGTTTCACTAGATGGAGAAGAAGTCGGGACGATCGATCAGAAATCCCTTGAAGTCAAGCGTTCTCCTGGAGAGTACGATGTTCAAGTAAGTGCGGAACAATCAGGACAGACCGTCCAGGAATCAAAGACTGTACAACTCGGAGATGAACCGAACGCGACAGTCGACTTTAAATTAGCTGATCGGTTCAATACGACCGTTTCGAACGAATATGCAGTCGATATCAAAACGTTACTTGAGACGGAAGTGAAAGCCCGGACTGGAAAAAGTATCGATACGATGACTGGCTATCTTGGACGTTCGCGTGACTCGTTTGAGAATACGTTCGGCACGCCTGATTCGACCGTTGCCAATCGAGCGCGGTACGATGGATATGAAGTAACCTATCAGTCGGGGCAGGTGGAAGAATTGTTAATCCGATTGAATAAGACTCCGGATGAACTGGAAGCCATCGCTGGAAAACCAGAACGAAAGAAGCGAGAGCAAGTCGGTACGGTTTGGGAATATCCGTCTAGTTTTCTCGAAGGTGTGTTCGAATGGTTGAATCTGCGAGCAGAAAAACGTGTCGTCGAGCGAGAAGACGGCATGTGGTTACAATTAAAAGACTAA
- a CDS encoding helix-turn-helix domain-containing protein, with product MVKYTKAFKVQVAERYLTGRDGYRGVAKEFGIAHNLVREWSRLYERWGETIFDPSYTTHSLAFKLEVLNDMATNKLSNRETAVKYRISSPGMISRWRSTYDREGTAGLVARPKGRAPMARRKKKEFEEMTEVEKLKERIEYLEMENAALKKLKALVQEENARRTGSRHK from the coding sequence ATGGTCAAATATACAAAGGCGTTTAAAGTCCAAGTCGCTGAGCGTTATCTAACAGGACGAGACGGATACCGAGGTGTGGCGAAAGAATTCGGGATAGCGCATAACCTGGTCCGTGAGTGGTCACGTCTCTATGAGCGTTGGGGGGAAACGATCTTCGATCCTTCCTATACAACACACTCGCTGGCATTTAAACTGGAGGTATTAAACGACATGGCGACCAATAAGCTGTCCAATAGAGAGACGGCCGTAAAATACCGAATTTCCTCCCCGGGGATGATCTCGAGATGGCGATCGACGTATGATCGGGAAGGGACCGCAGGTCTGGTCGCCAGACCGAAAGGACGTGCCCCGATGGCGAGACGCAAGAAGAAGGAATTTGAAGAGATGACAGAAGTCGAGAAGCTCAAAGAGCGGATCGAGTATCTCGAGATGGAGAACGCTGCGTTAAAAAAATTGAAAGCCTTGGTTCAAGAAGAGAATGCGCGACGAACCGGATCAAGGCACAAGTAA
- a CDS encoding IS3 family transposase — translation MKAQVIDELRSIYPVPGLLRVLGMARSVYYYWRTRLTGEDKYAEVKAAIHTLFHEHEGRCGYRRIHALLERQGFRHDPKTVRRLMNELGLKCLVRMKRYRSYKGRVGKVAPNLLQRDFKATGLNQKWVTDVTEFHLFGEKLYLSPMMDLGNREIIAYTLSDRPTYRFVGEMLDQAIGKLDGEARPILHSDQGWHYQYRAFTGTLHEHGITQSMSRKGNCLDNAAIESFFAVLKSELLYLKEFDDMDHFKCELERYIEYYNHRRIKRRLKNLSPVEYRTQVLKVA, via the coding sequence ATCAAGGCACAAGTAATCGATGAATTGCGATCAATCTATCCCGTTCCGGGACTCCTCCGCGTGCTCGGTATGGCACGAAGCGTTTATTACTATTGGCGGACGCGCCTGACGGGCGAAGACAAGTATGCGGAAGTGAAGGCGGCCATCCATACCCTCTTCCACGAACACGAAGGACGATGTGGCTATCGTCGCATCCACGCACTTCTCGAACGCCAGGGCTTCCGGCACGATCCGAAGACCGTGCGCCGTCTCATGAACGAACTCGGTCTCAAATGTCTCGTCCGCATGAAGCGATACCGCTCCTATAAAGGACGGGTCGGAAAGGTCGCACCGAATCTTCTTCAACGTGACTTCAAGGCCACCGGTCTGAACCAGAAATGGGTGACTGACGTCACTGAATTTCACCTGTTCGGAGAGAAGCTCTACCTTTCTCCGATGATGGACTTGGGAAACCGTGAGATCATCGCCTATACCCTATCGGACCGTCCTACATATCGATTCGTTGGCGAAATGTTAGATCAGGCAATCGGGAAGCTCGACGGAGAGGCGCGCCCAATCCTTCATTCCGATCAAGGGTGGCATTATCAATACAGAGCGTTCACTGGTACGCTCCACGAGCACGGCATTACGCAAAGCATGTCCCGTAAGGGCAACTGTCTCGACAACGCAGCCATCGAAAGCTTCTTCGCCGTGCTCAAGTCAGAGCTCCTGTATCTCAAGGAGTTCGATGACATGGACCACTTCAAATGTGAGCTCGAGCGTTACATCGAGTACTATAACCATCGTCGTATCAAGAGACGACTAAAAAACCTGAGCCCGGTTGAATACCGGACTCAGGTCCTCAAGGTCGCCTGA
- a CDS encoding GlsB/YeaQ/YmgE family stress response membrane protein, with amino-acid sequence MGFLWALIVGGIIGWLASLILGKDVPGGIIGNIIAGFVGALIGQALFGDWGPMVAGFAIVPALLGAIILILIVSFILRAVNKR; translated from the coding sequence ATGGGATTCTTATGGGCATTAATCGTCGGTGGTATTATTGGTTGGTTAGCAAGCTTGATTTTAGGTAAAGATGTTCCAGGTGGTATTATCGGTAACATCATCGCTGGTTTCGTTGGTGCATTGATTGGTCAAGCATTATTCGGAGATTGGGGTCCAATGGTTGCTGGATTCGCAATCGTACCTGCTTTACTCGGAGCTATCATTCTTATCCTCATCGTATCGTTCATTCTCCGTGCGGTGAATAAACGATAA
- a CDS encoding GlsB/YeaQ/YmgE family stress response membrane protein, with protein MGFLWALIIGGLIGWIASLIIGKDVPGGIIGNIIAGFIGSMIGQAIFGSMGPKIAGFAVIPAILGAVILIFIVSLILRAVRK; from the coding sequence ATGGGTTTCTTATGGGCACTCATCATTGGTGGTCTCATCGGTTGGATCGCAAGTTTAATTATCGGGAAAGATGTGCCGGGTGGCATCATCGGTAACATTATCGCTGGTTTCATCGGTTCGATGATCGGTCAAGCCATCTTTGGTTCAATGGGACCAAAAATCGCTGGTTTCGCAGTCATTCCGGCTATTCTCGGAGCAGTCATCTTGATCTTCATCGTCTCACTTATTCTCCGGGCAGTACGTAAGTAA
- a CDS encoding ABC transporter ATP-binding protein, whose translation MLLDIKGLSGGYGSKTVLHDISIEVDRGELVGLIGLNGAGKSTTIKHILGLLPVKTGSVRINGMDLATNETEYRRQVAYIPEQPMLYEQLTLREHLRLMAQGYDVEEAIATERAQHYAERLRMTKQLEWFPSVFSKGMKQKAMILCALVTGSELLIVDEPFVGLDPLAIRELLQIFSELKQDGKGILMSTHILETAERHCNRFVLLHEGHIAAEGTTAALRARYGLQDGTLDDLYVAAIEEAER comes from the coding sequence ATGTTATTAGATATCAAAGGTTTATCAGGTGGATATGGATCGAAAACCGTCCTTCATGACATTAGTATCGAAGTGGATCGGGGTGAACTCGTTGGTTTAATTGGTTTAAACGGTGCTGGGAAATCGACGACGATCAAGCACATACTCGGTCTTTTGCCAGTCAAGACGGGATCAGTTCGAATCAATGGAATGGATTTAGCAACGAACGAAACCGAGTATCGTCGTCAAGTTGCATACATTCCAGAACAACCGATGTTATATGAACAACTGACATTACGGGAGCACCTTCGTCTGATGGCGCAAGGATATGATGTCGAAGAAGCGATCGCGACAGAACGCGCGCAACATTACGCTGAACGACTTCGGATGACGAAGCAACTCGAATGGTTTCCAAGTGTCTTCTCAAAAGGAATGAAACAAAAAGCGATGATCTTGTGCGCACTCGTCACAGGGAGTGAGCTGTTGATCGTCGATGAACCGTTTGTTGGACTAGATCCGCTCGCGATTCGCGAGTTATTACAGATTTTTAGTGAACTCAAGCAAGACGGTAAAGGTATTTTAATGTCGACGCATATCCTTGAGACAGCAGAACGGCATTGTAATCGTTTCGTACTCTTACATGAGGGTCACATTGCAGCGGAAGGGACGACAGCTGCTTTACGCGCACGATATGGATTACAAGATGGAACACTAGATGATCTGTACGTCGCTGCAATCGAGGAGGCGGAACGATGA
- a CDS encoding ABC transporter permease — protein MSSQSLWRERYQAAMTETVKYTRYMANGGLLFTVYFVILYGLVVYGRFLDQLDPSFPGRFVMAALFLILPLYRTSRTFLVEADQVFLLPVLAKLSGFMQQVRAYNAVFGIIRAVIPFLAVVVLYVRTEQTTPLELVLLGVALGLFGAAANLSKLEGIAHRTVLLYAFGAALLVIIDMAWMAIVVALLLMVVLHLKRQDHLPLREWISLEQESRDRFYRLANWFVDVPHLSATYKRRRLLSNMVERIPYRAQMTFDYLYVKQFIRSGDGIGLIVRLTLIGAVFMWLASGNVWFVALAIPAFGGLTSFQLAPFTKAVDQHLLTRLLPFGNAVLAKRKIIRFAAISQCIVLTLIGFFLSGSIYVVGGAALALVIGEYYARK, from the coding sequence ATGAGCAGCCAGTCCTTATGGAGGGAACGGTATCAGGCGGCGATGACCGAGACGGTGAAATACACAAGGTATATGGCGAATGGTGGACTATTATTCACCGTGTACTTCGTTATTTTGTACGGTTTAGTCGTATACGGTCGTTTCCTCGACCAACTCGATCCATCGTTTCCTGGTCGGTTCGTCATGGCAGCCTTGTTTCTGATTTTACCGCTCTACCGGACGAGTCGGACGTTTCTCGTTGAGGCGGACCAAGTGTTTTTGTTACCGGTATTAGCGAAGTTATCAGGGTTTATGCAACAAGTACGAGCGTACAATGCGGTCTTTGGTATCATCCGTGCCGTGATTCCATTTTTAGCTGTCGTTGTTCTCTATGTTCGAACGGAACAGACGACACCACTTGAACTTGTTTTACTTGGGGTAGCACTTGGACTGTTCGGAGCAGCAGCGAACTTATCAAAACTTGAAGGAATTGCACATCGGACGGTGCTGTTATATGCGTTCGGAGCGGCACTTCTCGTCATCATCGATATGGCGTGGATGGCGATCGTCGTCGCACTTCTCTTAATGGTCGTCCTTCATCTGAAGCGTCAGGATCATCTTCCTCTACGCGAATGGATTTCACTTGAGCAGGAATCGCGCGATCGATTTTATCGATTAGCGAATTGGTTTGTCGATGTGCCGCATCTATCGGCAACGTATAAACGCCGTCGTCTCTTAAGTAACATGGTCGAGCGGATTCCATATCGAGCGCAAATGACATTCGATTACTTGTATGTCAAACAGTTCATCCGGAGTGGAGACGGGATCGGATTGATTGTTCGTTTGACGTTAATTGGAGCTGTTTTCATGTGGTTGGCAAGTGGAAATGTTTGGTTCGTCGCCTTAGCGATTCCAGCGTTCGGAGGACTAACTAGTTTTCAGTTGGCGCCATTCACGAAAGCAGTCGATCAGCATCTTTTGACTCGTCTATTACCATTTGGAAATGCCGTACTGGCGAAACGGAAAATCATCCGCTTCGCAGCAATCAGTCAATGTATCGTACTGACACTTATTGGATTCTTTTTAAGCGGATCCATCTATGTCGTTGGTGGAGCAGCGTTGGCACTTGTGATTGGTGAATACTACGCTCGAAAGTAA
- a CDS encoding ammonium transporter: MKLEQLAISVDTFYVLFAALLVFTMQIGFLLLETGMLRAKNAGHVAVKQIISFSVAALAFWAIGFGLTFGDGNSIIGTEGFFLQGGFSSLDWSNITIDVKFLFQLSFVAVSLAIAWGGFAERAKLSVYLLFGTFFVAIIYPIIARSVWAGGFLGSLGMQDFAGSTVVHLQGGIAALVAALLLKKRIGAEKTPLLGHNVIYSVVGAFILWLCWFGFNAGSTLTIADGFFSYVALTTLLATAAGALGALAISFWHRRVADIPSIINGVLAALVAITAACAFVEPWAAVVIGFLAGVITYGTSILLASRVDDPLCAFSVHGVAGIWGTLATGFFASPRLVEITGIGQAGLFYGGGFTQLGVQALGVVFAVVIVSVLSYAFLKVLDLTIGLRITREDELRGLDVAEHGQSSYDLPAPVSKELRMVEEDLSNERVN, translated from the coding sequence ATGAAACTGGAACAACTCGCTATCTCAGTCGATACGTTTTATGTCTTATTCGCAGCACTGCTCGTCTTTACGATGCAAATCGGATTCTTACTTTTAGAAACAGGAATGTTACGGGCGAAGAACGCAGGGCACGTCGCTGTCAAACAGATCATCAGCTTCTCAGTTGCCGCCCTCGCCTTTTGGGCCATCGGATTCGGATTGACGTTCGGTGATGGTAATTCCATTATCGGAACGGAAGGATTCTTCTTACAAGGAGGATTCAGCAGTCTTGATTGGTCGAACATCACGATTGATGTGAAGTTCCTCTTCCAACTCTCATTCGTCGCTGTCTCCCTCGCGATCGCTTGGGGCGGATTCGCAGAACGTGCTAAATTATCCGTCTACCTGTTGTTCGGAACGTTTTTCGTTGCTATCATCTATCCGATCATCGCACGTTCCGTTTGGGCAGGTGGATTCCTTGGTTCGCTCGGGATGCAAGACTTCGCTGGATCAACGGTCGTTCACTTGCAAGGTGGAATTGCCGCACTCGTTGCCGCTTTACTGCTCAAGAAACGAATCGGTGCTGAAAAAACACCGTTACTTGGACACAACGTCATCTACTCTGTCGTTGGTGCCTTCATCCTCTGGTTATGTTGGTTCGGCTTCAACGCTGGTTCGACACTAACGATTGCCGATGGATTCTTTAGTTACGTTGCCTTGACGACGTTACTTGCGACTGCAGCAGGTGCCCTCGGTGCTCTTGCCATCTCATTCTGGCACCGTCGTGTCGCAGATATCCCTTCGATCATCAACGGCGTGTTAGCTGCACTCGTTGCCATCACAGCAGCCTGTGCCTTCGTCGAACCGTGGGCAGCTGTCGTCATCGGTTTCCTCGCTGGTGTGATCACATATGGAACGAGCATTCTTCTCGCAAGCCGTGTGGATGATCCATTATGTGCCTTCTCCGTTCATGGCGTCGCTGGTATCTGGGGTACACTCGCAACTGGATTCTTCGCTTCACCACGACTCGTTGAAATCACAGGGATCGGACAAGCTGGTCTCTTCTATGGTGGCGGTTTTACGCAACTCGGCGTTCAAGCACTTGGTGTCGTCTTTGCCGTCGTCATCGTCAGCGTCTTAAGTTACGCATTCTTAAAAGTTCTCGACCTTACGATTGGTCTTCGGATCACACGCGAAGATGAACTCCGCGGACTGGATGTTGCAGAACATGGTCAATCTTCTTACGATCTCCCTGCTCCTGTCAGCAAAGAATTACGTATGGTTGAAGAAGACCTCTCAAACGAACGTGTCAATTAA
- a CDS encoding MerR family transcriptional regulator translates to MNYREKKVMSIGIVCELTGLSERQIRYYEERKLIFPERTNGKTRKYSFTDVERLVEVAEKIEDGWRTHEIREKERKVTEQQRSDLIRGQLNAAFGLYKKQ, encoded by the coding sequence ATGAACTACCGTGAGAAAAAGGTGATGTCGATTGGAATCGTCTGTGAGTTGACCGGATTATCGGAACGTCAGATTCGTTACTATGAAGAACGAAAATTAATCTTTCCAGAACGGACGAACGGAAAGACACGAAAATATTCATTTACGGATGTCGAGCGACTTGTCGAAGTCGCGGAAAAAATTGAAGATGGCTGGCGGACACATGAAATACGTGAAAAAGAACGGAAGGTAACGGAACAGCAACGTTCTGACTTGATCCGTGGTCAATTAAACGCTGCATTCGGTCTTTACAAGAAACAGTGA
- the hemE gene encoding uroporphyrinogen decarboxylase gives MMKKFNDTFLRAIRGEQIDHVPVWYMRQAGRYQAEYREIKKTRTLFEITHDSELGAYVTELPVKQLGVDAAILYKDIMTPLPSMGVDVEIKSGIGPVIANPIRTMADVEALQPFNREDIPYIYETIRLLRERLEVPLIGFSGAPFTLASYMIEGGPSKGYHKTKALMYGQPEVWHALMEKLGDMVIDYIKSQVDAGIQAFQIFDSWVGTTSRKDYVRYIKPTMERIFTELKDTGVPMIMFGVGASHLAEEWHSLPLDVVGLDWRLSIDEARERGLTKPVQGNLDPSYLLAPWEILEAKTKEILDMGMKQPGFIFNLGHGIFPEVDPEVLKRLTAFIHDYSKEKMEVGK, from the coding sequence ATGATGAAGAAATTCAATGATACGTTTTTGCGGGCGATCCGTGGCGAGCAAATTGATCACGTTCCCGTCTGGTACATGCGACAAGCAGGTCGTTATCAAGCGGAATATCGTGAAATCAAGAAGACACGGACGCTTTTCGAGATCACACATGACTCGGAACTAGGCGCATATGTGACAGAACTACCTGTAAAACAATTAGGGGTCGATGCAGCGATTCTGTATAAAGACATCATGACGCCACTTCCATCGATGGGCGTTGACGTCGAAATCAAGAGTGGTATCGGTCCAGTCATCGCGAACCCGATCCGCACGATGGCAGATGTTGAAGCATTACAACCATTTAACCGTGAAGATATTCCATATATCTATGAAACGATTCGTTTGTTACGGGAACGACTCGAAGTACCGTTGATTGGTTTTTCCGGGGCACCATTCACGCTTGCGAGCTATATGATTGAAGGTGGTCCTTCGAAGGGATACCATAAAACGAAAGCATTGATGTATGGACAACCTGAGGTATGGCATGCCTTAATGGAGAAACTAGGTGACATGGTCATCGATTACATCAAATCACAAGTGGATGCAGGAATCCAAGCGTTCCAAATCTTTGATTCATGGGTCGGAACGACGAGCCGGAAAGATTATGTCCGTTACATCAAGCCAACGATGGAACGCATTTTCACAGAATTAAAAGATACAGGCGTGCCGATGATCATGTTCGGTGTAGGAGCGAGTCACTTGGCAGAGGAATGGCACAGTTTACCGTTAGACGTCGTCGGACTTGATTGGCGTTTGTCGATTGACGAAGCACGTGAGCGTGGACTGACGAAACCTGTCCAAGGAAACCTCGACCCGTCTTATCTGTTAGCACCATGGGAAATCCTTGAAGCAAAAACGAAGGAAATTCTCGATATGGGAATGAAGCAACCAGGATTTATCTTTAACCTCGGTCACGGCATCTTCCCGGAAGTCGATCCAGAAGTATTGAAACGTTTGACTGCATTTATCCATGATTATTCGAAAGAAAAAATGGAGGTAGGAAAATGA
- the hemH gene encoding ferrochelatase, which translates to MKTLGLLVMAYGTPYKPEDIERYYTHIRRGRKPSPEALAELTERYEAIGGVSPLAQVTIDQAEELHRQLSEKYAGEIEFKLYLGLKHIEPFVEDAVEQMAKDGITEAVTVVLAPHYSTFSIRSYNGRAKEVADQHGIRLASVESWYKEEAFLDWWGKEIRKTFDALPVSEEKAVLVVSAHSLPEKIIANGDPYPEQLKETAELIAQRAGVPHMITGWQSAGQTPEPWLGPDVQDLTRDVYEEKGYEAFVYVPVGFVADHLEVLFDNDYECKVVCDELGIHYARPVMPNADPAFMKAVTEAVAKQVGSYVQ; encoded by the coding sequence ATGAAGACGTTAGGACTACTTGTTATGGCGTACGGTACGCCATATAAACCAGAAGATATCGAGCGTTATTATACGCACATTCGTCGCGGACGCAAACCGTCTCCAGAAGCATTGGCAGAGTTAACGGAACGTTACGAAGCCATCGGTGGTGTCTCACCACTCGCACAAGTCACGATTGATCAGGCTGAAGAGCTACACCGTCAACTGTCTGAGAAATATGCTGGTGAAATCGAGTTCAAACTCTATCTTGGTCTGAAACACATCGAGCCATTCGTTGAGGATGCTGTCGAGCAAATGGCAAAAGACGGCATTACGGAAGCAGTCACAGTCGTTTTAGCACCACACTATTCGACGTTCAGTATCCGTTCATATAACGGTCGTGCGAAGGAAGTCGCGGACCAACACGGTATCCGTCTCGCATCCGTCGAATCGTGGTACAAAGAAGAAGCGTTTCTCGATTGGTGGGGTAAAGAAATTCGCAAGACGTTCGACGCTTTACCAGTATCTGAAGAGAAAGCCGTTCTCGTCGTTTCAGCACACAGTCTACCTGAAAAAATCATTGCAAACGGTGATCCATACCCAGAGCAATTGAAGGAAACAGCTGAATTGATCGCGCAACGTGCTGGTGTACCGCATATGATCACAGGCTGGCAATCGGCTGGACAAACGCCAGAACCATGGCTTGGACCAGATGTTCAGGATTTGACACGTGACGTCTACGAAGAAAAAGGATACGAAGCATTCGTCTACGTACCCGTTGGTTTCGTTGCCGATCACCTAGAAGTATTGTTCGATAATGATTACGAGTGTAAAGTCGTCTGCGACGAACTCGGAATTCATTATGCGCGACCTGTCATGCCAAACGCGGATCCAGCTTTCATGAAAGCTGTCACGGAAGCCGTCGCGAAACAGGTGGGTAGTTATGTCCAGTAA